ggctgggcgacggaggcggtcgcgGTTGCCACGGCACGGGGGacgacgtacttcttcggtggcatggcggccggctgggaggcgagcgggagggagattggcgggagggaaggagaaaatgggagggaagtggggaaaagcgggaagaaacggcgggaagaggcgctcgactcgcCGACAGGACAGACCCACGCgtccttttcgcttgtgccggcgccccaggCGCTCCCCAGGGAGTCGGGttctgcctgggtccgccggcatcAGTTTCGGTCTGAGCCGGCAAAAAACGGGATTTTGGagggcgactgggccgttttttcggcgccggcatgACAAAAACGTCCGGGAAGGGCCTGTTGggagcgcggctggagatgctcttacgtaCGTTTATAGAAATTCTTATTAGCGATATTATTGTAGCTAGCTGCGGTCGAGTACATTAACCCAGAACCACGTAAGTACTCTACGCTTGCCCATTGATGCGGTCGAGTAAATGTAGTTACTGTTGCTTGTAGTCCTCCTTGTTGTATGGAGCGAAGAGCTCGGAGATCCAGTTGGTCTTGCGGTGCGTGGCGGAGCTCAGGTCGGCGCACATGCCGTCGCTGTCGTGGATGCTGTAGGTGGAGATGCAGTGCCGGCGGTAGAACCGCGTGGTGCGACGCATGgcgtcggcctcgccggcgacgtgcCTCATCATGGCCTGCACGGTAGGCAGCTCGAATCGCCCCTCCAGCAGCCCCGCCAGCCATCGGCACCGCAGCTCCGACGTGTGCAGGTTCGATGCGCTCTCCACGAACCCCACGAATGCCATGTTCGGGATCAGCGGGTGGATCGTGCCGCTGCACAAACACATCAGTCATCAGGCACTGGGTACATGCACGTGTAACTAATGATAAACAtgctactccctcggttccaataACGTATGactaagagggtgtttgtttccaggacTTATTgatttagggacttaaaaaagtccctataagttccatctaaaccaaacagaagGGACTTATaaggacttaaagtgggcatttatgacttatgaaataagactctcaagagAGTCTTATaaggacttatagttgtaatatgttcttatagggacttataagttCCATGAACCAAACAGGtagagactttttagggacttgagacttataagttgggactaaaaaagtcataggacttatgaaccaaacagggcctaatgTAGTGCCAAAAAACATCTTTTATTATGAGATGGATGGAGTACTATACACGTACTGGTAGAGGGGCATCATGGAGGACTCGTCGACGAGGAGGCCGCGGAAGGGCTTAGGGAGGACCTCGCGGAGCTTGTCCGTGCCCTCGAAGCCGGTGGCGAGGAAGACGAGGTCGGCCTCCACCCCGGTGCCGTCTTCGAGGACGACGCCGATCTCCGAGAGCCACCACCCGTCGGGGGCCCTCTTGAAGCGCACCAGGCCGTGGTCAGCCATGTCGAAGAAGCCCTCCGGGAGGAAGGCCAGTTGGCAGCTGGCGTAGTCCTCGACAAAGGGGTGGTCCGGCGTCAGACCGTACTTGCCCAGCGGCAGCTTCCACAACAGGTACGACTCGATGAACTTCGACACCCCTGCCCGCTGCACCACCAAGATTCATCCATGCATGCATGGTTGCTGCTGTCATGAGAAATTTGTGCATGCATGGTTTGTGCAA
The Triticum aestivum cultivar Chinese Spring unplaced genomic scaffold, IWGSC CS RefSeq v2.1 scaffold6786, whole genome shotgun sequence genome window above contains:
- the LOC123177522 gene encoding probable flavin-containing monooxygenase 1 → GGQACTMLVRTLHWMVPSYAIWGLPFFLFYSTRFSQLFYERPNQSFFRSLLCRLMSPLRAGVSKFIESYLLWKLPLGKYGLTPDHPFVEDYASCQLAFLPEGFFDMADHGLVRFKRAPDGWWLSEIGVVLEDGTGVEADLVFLATGFEGTDKLREVLPKPFRGLLVDESSMMPLYHGTIHPLIPNMAFVGFVESASNLHTSELRCRWLAGLLEGRFELPTVQAMMRHVAGEADAMRRTTRFYRRHCISTYSIHDSDGMCADLSSATHRKTNWISELFAPYNKEDYKQQ